One genomic segment of Candidatus Neomarinimicrobiota bacterium includes these proteins:
- a CDS encoding NAD-dependent deacylase: MKKIVVLTGAGMSAESGLKTFRDSDGLWENHNVYDVATPEAWVRDPELVLNFYNDRRKQVLECKPNKAHLALAILEQKYSVNIITQNIDNLHERAGSTHVMHLHGEVNKARSSVDPNLVYDLDHWKMKMGDTCEKGSQLRPFIVWFGEPVPMIDKAVPIVEMTNIVIVIGTSLAVYPAAGLVNYAPSFAEKYYIDPKGLEGANIHDFNIIQEKAGEGVPQLVTRLMEE; encoded by the coding sequence ATGAAAAAGATTGTTGTATTAACTGGAGCCGGGATGAGCGCTGAAAGCGGACTCAAAACATTCCGTGATAGCGATGGGTTATGGGAGAACCATAATGTATATGATGTGGCTACGCCAGAAGCTTGGGTCCGGGATCCAGAACTAGTCCTCAATTTTTACAATGATCGAAGAAAACAAGTTCTTGAGTGTAAACCAAATAAAGCGCATTTAGCATTGGCAATACTTGAGCAAAAATACAGTGTAAATATTATTACCCAAAATATTGACAATCTCCATGAAAGAGCCGGCTCAACCCATGTAATGCATTTGCATGGCGAAGTGAATAAGGCTAGAAGTTCTGTTGATCCAAACTTGGTTTATGATTTGGACCATTGGAAAATGAAAATGGGAGATACTTGCGAAAAGGGATCACAGTTGCGACCTTTTATTGTGTGGTTTGGAGAACCCGTCCCCATGATTGATAAAGCGGTCCCCATTGTAGAAATGACGAATATTGTAATTGTCATCGGGACCTCTCTGGCGGTATATCCTGCGGCTGGGTTGGTGAACTATGCACCGTCGTTCGCGGAAAAATACTATATTGACCCAAAAGGGCTGGAAGGTGCAAATATCCATGATTTTAATATAATTCAAGAGAAGGCAGGGGAAGGTGTTCCCCAATTAGTCACGCGATTAATGGAAGAATGA
- a CDS encoding peroxidase translates to MAWIKTINEENADGSLKDQYAELIEPWGGVDNILKIHSLNPESLAAHVQLYKTVMYGKSPLRRTDREMIAVVVSTINQCHY, encoded by the coding sequence ATGGCTTGGATCAAAACAATTAATGAAGAAAACGCAGATGGCTCCCTAAAAGATCAATATGCAGAATTGATAGAACCTTGGGGTGGTGTGGATAATATCCTCAAAATTCACAGCCTAAACCCCGAATCGTTGGCAGCCCATGTGCAACTTTACAAAACAGTAATGTACGGCAAATCACCCCTTCGCAGAACAGATCGTGAAATGATCGCCGTGGTAGTTTCCACCATCAACCAGTGCCATTACTGA
- a CDS encoding peroxidase-related enzyme (This protein belongs to a clade of uncharacterized proteins related to peroxidases such as the alkylhydroperoxidase AhpD.) produces the protein MAHHGEGLLKLTKNETLVNQLKSDYNLADISQAQKAMLDYAAKLTERPGDMIASDIDRLREAGFKDRAILDINQIVAYFAYVNRVADGLGVNLEDFWGKK, from the coding sequence ATTGCCCATCATGGGGAAGGTCTCCTCAAACTCACAAAAAATGAAACACTGGTGAATCAACTAAAGTCCGACTATAACCTGGCGGATATTTCACAGGCTCAAAAAGCCATGTTGGATTATGCAGCAAAACTTACTGAACGTCCTGGGGATATGATAGCCAGTGATATAGATCGACTCCGTGAGGCCGGATTTAAAGATAGAGCCATTTTAGATATCAACCAAATCGTTGCCTATTTTGCTTATGTAAACCGTGTGGCTGACGGTCTCGGCGTAAATCTAGAAGATTTCTGGGGAAAAAAATAA